One Cryobacterium roopkundense genomic region harbors:
- a CDS encoding lyase family protein, whose translation MPDADTIDAGLLNPLGHGSRETQLTSDSAWLQAMVDAEVALTRTLITAELVPDWMNDVCDELTNAAHLDLAAIAAQGRGGGNPVIPLAKHLGAAAEAVQAGASDHIHVGATSQDILDTAAMLVAHRVTAELITQLTDLAHSLAGLADGHRDTIMAGRTLGQQASPTSFGFLAAGWLDAVLAVLNRVNETHDALPVQLGGAVGNLAVLTEIARTRRPDAPVQHTVDAIVQGFARQLRLVVPTLSWHTNRLVIADLAGVLASAAAVAGTIALDVSVMSRTEIGEVSERLGAGEGGSSAMPHKRNPVSAVLVVAAARQAPGLVSTLVGSVLAEDQRPSGAWHAEWQPLRTLEGLAISAVTGAASLAARLYVDPERMRANLELTDGLIFSERVTTILAEALGKASAFDMVQRASREAFDTNRPLQIVLEGVLASDGCDDALRYRIWDAFTCTADLGQSLAGIDRVLIRYRAQCTEADTASEPTRTAH comes from the coding sequence ATGCCTGACGCCGATACCATCGACGCCGGCCTGCTGAACCCGCTCGGCCACGGCAGTAGGGAGACGCAGCTCACGAGCGACTCCGCCTGGCTGCAGGCGATGGTCGACGCCGAGGTCGCCCTCACCCGTACGCTGATCACCGCCGAGCTGGTGCCCGACTGGATGAACGATGTCTGTGACGAACTCACGAACGCGGCACACCTCGATCTCGCCGCGATCGCCGCGCAGGGCCGCGGCGGCGGCAACCCCGTGATTCCTCTCGCTAAACACCTGGGAGCGGCCGCGGAGGCGGTTCAGGCCGGGGCATCCGACCACATCCACGTGGGCGCGACGAGCCAGGACATCCTCGACACCGCGGCGATGCTGGTCGCGCACCGGGTCACGGCCGAACTCATCACCCAGCTCACTGACCTGGCGCACTCGCTTGCCGGCCTCGCCGACGGCCACCGGGACACGATCATGGCCGGTCGCACCCTCGGCCAACAGGCCTCCCCGACGAGTTTCGGTTTTCTTGCGGCCGGCTGGCTTGACGCCGTCTTGGCCGTGCTGAACCGCGTTAACGAAACGCACGATGCACTGCCCGTACAGCTCGGCGGCGCGGTGGGAAACCTCGCCGTGCTTACCGAGATCGCCCGAACTCGACGGCCCGACGCGCCCGTGCAGCACACCGTCGACGCGATCGTGCAGGGCTTTGCCCGGCAACTGAGGTTGGTGGTGCCGACCTTGAGCTGGCACACCAACCGACTGGTGATCGCGGACCTGGCCGGAGTGCTCGCATCCGCTGCCGCCGTGGCCGGCACCATCGCCCTCGACGTGAGCGTGATGTCGCGCACCGAAATCGGTGAGGTCAGCGAGCGTCTCGGTGCGGGGGAGGGCGGGTCGAGCGCAATGCCCCACAAACGCAACCCGGTGTCGGCCGTTCTCGTGGTGGCCGCCGCCCGCCAAGCCCCCGGGCTCGTGTCGACGCTGGTTGGCAGCGTTCTGGCCGAGGACCAGCGGCCCAGCGGGGCCTGGCACGCCGAGTGGCAACCCCTGCGCACCCTGGAGGGACTCGCGATCTCGGCCGTGACCGGCGCAGCATCGCTCGCCGCGCGCCTCTACGTCGACCCCGAGCGCATGCGCGCCAACCTCGAGCTCACCGACGGCCTCATCTTCAGCGAACGCGTCACGACCATTCTGGCCGAAGCCCTCGGCAAGGCATCAGCTTTCGACATGGTGCAGCGCGCCTCCCGGGAGGCGTTTGACACGAACCGTCCGCTGCAGATCGTGCTCGAGGGAGTGCTGGCCTCCGACGGCTGCGACGATGCACTTCGTTACCGTAT
- the pcaG gene encoding protocatechuate 3,4-dioxygenase subunit alpha codes for MTDLLPTETRATEPATGTPATGTFVQTPSQTVGPFYGYALPYDKGPELVPGHHPHAIRLHGTVTDGAGEPVIDALLEIWQADGEGNLSRELGSLDRDGFTFTGFGRAAATMAGQYTFTTVKPGPVAGHAPYALVTVFARGLTHHLFTRVYFEADAAQLETDAVLALVPADRRDTLISVQDGPSSYRFDIRLQGEGETVFLDFDA; via the coding sequence ATGACTGACCTGCTTCCCACCGAGACACGCGCGACCGAGCCTGCAACCGGTACGCCCGCGACCGGGACCTTCGTGCAGACCCCTTCGCAGACCGTCGGCCCGTTCTACGGCTACGCGCTGCCCTACGACAAAGGCCCCGAGCTCGTGCCCGGCCATCACCCGCACGCGATCCGCCTGCACGGCACCGTCACCGACGGCGCCGGGGAGCCGGTGATCGACGCCCTTCTCGAAATCTGGCAGGCTGACGGCGAGGGTAACCTCAGCCGCGAGCTGGGCAGCCTCGACCGCGACGGCTTCACGTTCACCGGTTTCGGCCGCGCCGCCGCCACGATGGCCGGCCAGTACACGTTCACCACCGTGAAGCCCGGCCCGGTCGCGGGCCACGCACCGTACGCGCTGGTCACCGTCTTCGCCCGCGGGCTCACGCACCACCTCTTCACCCGTGTCTATTTCGAAGCGGATGCCGCCCAGCTCGAGACCGATGCCGTGCTGGCCTTGGTGCCCGCCGATCGCCGCGATACCCTCATCAGCGTTCAGGACGGACCCTCCTCGTACCGGTTCGATATCCGCCTGCAGGGCGAGGGCGAAACCGTCTTTCTCGACTTCGATGCCTGA